The nucleotide sequence TTGGGCGACAAGGTCGGCGCGCCGGTCGAACTCGCCTGGGAAGAGAGCCCCGAGGCGACTCTCGACATCGAAATCATCGGCGACGGTCGGCGCCTGGCCTGGGGCATCTCCGGTTACCTGGAAGAGGTACGGGAACGGGTGCGGAAGCTCTTTGATGGGCAGGGGCGCGCGGAGGTAAACGGAACCGATTCGCCGATGGAGGAACCATGAACCGGACCCCGGAAAGCCTGACGGCGGCGCTCGATGCAGCCATGGCCACCCTGGACGAGGCGGTCGCGGGGGGCAAGGCGCGCCTCACCCCGGAAGAGATCGGTCACATCACCTATATCGGTAAGGGCATCGCCCTGATCGACGGCCTCCCCGGCGTGCGCAGTGAAGAGCTGCTGATGCTGGGGGACGGCGTTCAAGGCTTGGTCTTCAATATCGATCCCGAGCAGGTCGGCGTCATCCTCTTGGGGGATTACGGTGCCCTCGGCGCCGGCGATCTGGTTCGGCGCAGCGGTGAAGTGCTGGCGGTCCCGGTCGGGGAGGATCTCCTCGGGCGGGTCGTCGATCCCCTCGGGCGGCCCCGCGACAGCCGGGGAGAGCCCGTCTGCCATGAGCGGCTGCCGGTCGAACGGCCGGCGGCGGAAGTCATGGACCGGGCACCGGTCACCGTCCCCCTGGCGACGGGGATCAAGGTCATCGACGCCCTGATTCCCATCGGCCGCGGCCAACGGGAACTGATCCTCGGCGACCGGCAGACCGGCAAAAGCGCCATCGCCATCGACACCATTGTCAACCAGCGTGGGAAAGATGTCGTTTGCATCTACTGCGCCATCGGTCAACGCTCATCGAGCATCGCCCGGGTGATCGAACAGCTGCAGCGGCACGGGGCGCTCGATTACACCCTGGTCGTCGTCGCCGAGGGGGACGATCCGCCCGGACTGCAATATATCGCTCCCTACGCCGCCACCAGCATGGGGGAATTTTTCATGGAACAGGGACGCGACGTGCTCGTGGTCTACGACGACCTCACCCAGCACGCCCGTGCCTACCGGGAACTTTCCCTGCTGCTGCGGCGGCCGCCGGGGCGGGAGGCCTTCCCCGGCGACATCTTCTATCTGCACTCGCGCCTGCTCGAACGCTCCACCCATCTGCGCCCCGAGCGGGGCGGCGGCTCACTCACCGCCTTGCCGATCATCGAAACCGAGGCGCAGAATCTTTCGGCCTACATCCCGACCAATCTCATTTCCATCACCGACGGCCAGATCTACCTGTCGCCGCAGCTTTTCCAGAAGGGTTTGCTTCCCCCG is from Desulfuromonas acetexigens and encodes:
- a CDS encoding alternate F1F0 ATPase, F1 subunit alpha, whose amino-acid sequence is MNRTPESLTAALDAAMATLDEAVAGGKARLTPEEIGHITYIGKGIALIDGLPGVRSEELLMLGDGVQGLVFNIDPEQVGVILLGDYGALGAGDLVRRSGEVLAVPVGEDLLGRVVDPLGRPRDSRGEPVCHERLPVERPAAEVMDRAPVTVPLATGIKVIDALIPIGRGQRELILGDRQTGKSAIAIDTIVNQRGKDVVCIYCAIGQRSSSIARVIEQLQRHGALDYTLVVVAEGDDPPGLQYIAPYAATSMGEFFMEQGRDVLVVYDDLTQHARAYRELSLLLRRPPGREAFPGDIFYLHSRLLERSTHLRPERGGGSLTALPIIETEAQNLSAYIPTNLISITDGQIYLSPQLFQKGLLPPVEVGKSVSRVGGKTQLPAYRAVASDLKLSYAQFEELEIFSRFGTRLDDETRRTLERGRKVRGILKQPQLSPLSPAEQVMVLYAVTQGLFDAVPEPELSQAEAAVVAALGILPDIVRTIEQGETLKPEALEALLAAARKAVSPLLGPEKVADDH